One Ovis aries strain OAR_USU_Benz2616 breed Rambouillet chromosome 4, ARS-UI_Ramb_v3.0, whole genome shotgun sequence DNA window includes the following coding sequences:
- the LOC101103150 gene encoding large ribosomal subunit protein uL14-like: protein MSKQGHGESSGAKFRISLGLPVGAVINCADNTGAKNLYIISVKGIKGRLNRLPAAGVGDMVMATVKKGKPELSKKVHPAVVIRQRKSYRRKDGVFLYFEDNAGVIVNNKGEMKGSAITGPVAKECADLWPRIASNAGSIARFFGVFVKKIKIICSQNKNKK from the coding sequence ATGTCGAAGCAAGGACATGGTGAGTCCTCTGGTGCGAAATTCCGGATTTCCTTGGGTCTTCCGGTTGGAGCCGTGATCAACTGTGCTGACAACACAGGAGCCAAAAATCTGTATATCATCTCTGTGAAGGGGATCAAGGGACGATTGAATAGACTTCCTGCTGCTGGTGTGGGTGACATGGTGATGGCCACAGTCAAGAAAGGCAAACCAGAGCTCAGCAAGAAGGTACATCCAGCGGTGGTAATTCGACAACGAAAGTCATACCGGAGAAAAGATGGtgtgtttctttattttgaagaTAATGCAGGGGTCATAGTAAACAATAAAGGCGAGATGAAAGGTTCTGCCATCACAGGACCAGTTGCAAAAGAATGTGCAGACTTGTGGCCCAGGATTGCATCCAATGCTGGCAGCATTGCAAGATTCTTTGgtgtatttgtaaaaaaaataaaaattatttgctcccaaaataaaaataaaaaataa